Within the Corynebacterium afermentans subsp. lipophilum genome, the region GCCCCGCCGGAGGAGGTGGCGCAGTTTTTCGGCACCGCCGCCACCGACACGCACATCCGTTTGCGCAGGCTGAGGCTTGGCGACGGCGAACCGTACGCCGTCGACGACGCCTGGTACAACGCCACGCTCGTGCCGGACCTTTTGGAAAACGACGTCTACCACTCCGTGTACACGCTGCTGGACAAGCACTACGGCCTCGGGGTCACCGAGGCGGAGCAGACCGTCACCGCGGTCACGGCCGGGCCGGACAACGCCCCGCTGCTGGACGTTGAACCGGACGCAGCCCTGCTGCACATCGTGCGTTTCGCCCGGTCAGGAGGGCACAACGTGGAGTTTTGTTCCTCGGTGTACCGCACGGACCGCTACCGGCTGACTACTCGAGTAGCGCGAGAAGTGGAATAATGGGCCGCCATGGCTTCGAAACAGAGCGCGCTGCGTTCCTTCATCATCGCCGCACTGGCGGGCGCCGTCGGCGCGGGCACGTACACACTCGCCGCCGGCACTTCGGAGACTGAGCCCGGCACGCAGGCCTCCTCCACCACCGCCAGTTCCACCGTCTCGCCCGATCAGGCCACGACGTTCACAACCGCCGACGCGGGGGCCTGCCTGACCTGGCAGGTGGCCGAAGACGGCACGATCACCGGCTTCGAGCAGGCGGACTGCGAGGGCGAGCACCGCTTCGAGGTGTCCCTGCGCCAGAATCTGGCCACCTACCCCACCTCCGAGTTCGGTCCGGAGGCGCCGATGCCGAACCCGACGCGCCAGGCCCAGCTGCGCGAGGAGCTGTGCGGCGCTGGCACGTTCCGGTACTTGGGCGGCAAGTACGACCCGAACGGCCGCTACTCCATCGCCCCGATCCTGCCGCCGGCGGACGCGTGGGCCCGCGGGGACCGCACGATGCTGTGCGGGCTGCAGGAGACCAACCGCGCCGGCGAGCCAATCTTGACCTCGGGGCGCGTGGAGGACCAGGACCAGGCCCGCGTGTTCGAGGCGGGCCAGTGCGTGGCTATCGACGCATCCAACACGCTCACCGCGGTGAAGTGCGCGGACCCGCATCAGCTGGAGATCACCAGCCAGGTCTCGCTGGAGCAGGTTTTCCCGGATCACACCCCGGCCGTTAAGGAGCAGGACAAGCACCTCCAGGACGTGTGCACCGAAGCCGCGCAGGACTACATGGGCAGCGAGGAGAACCTCTACCAGATCGCGCTTCGCCCGTTCTGGACCACGCAGACCCCCGCCGCCTGGGAGGGCGGCTCCCGCAGCGTGAATTGCGCGTTGATGTTCTCGCGCCCGGAGGGCGGTTTTGCCAACCTCACCGGCTCCGCAACGCAGGGCCGTGAGCAGTTGCTTATCGACGACGCTCCGCCCCCCAAGCGCCCCCAGCGCCGTCCCTTGCGGGAAGAGCAGGCCCCGCCTGCGCCCGCGCCCGACGCAGGCGCGCAGGACCCCGCAGTCGCGCAAGACCCCGCAGCTGGCGCAGCCCAGGCTCCGGCGCAGGCACCGGTGCAGTAGCCATGCTCCCGGTCAGCGACGAGGCGTTCGAGGAGATGATCAACGACGCGTTGGACACCATCCCCGACGATTTCGCCCAGCACATGACAAACATGGTGATCCTGGCGCGGGATTACAACCCGGACAATCCGACCCTGCTGGGCCTGTTCGAGGGCGTGCCGCTGACGGAGCAGCACTCGAACCACTCCGGGTTCTTGCCGGACGCGGTGTTCGTGTACAAAAACGCCCTCGAGGCGATCTGCGTGGATGAGGAGCAGCTGCGCCACGAGGTGAAAGTGACCGTGCTGCACGAGGTGGGCCACTACTTCGGGCTGGAAGAGCACGAGCTCCACGCCCTCGGCTGGGGCTAATTTTCGGGTGAGAGCCCGCCCATTTCCTTGGCCACCTGCTGCACTTCTAGCGCGCGCTCTTCATCCCCCATGGCACCCAGGCCATCAAGGCCCCGGTATTGGATCTCGTCGGCGAATGGGTCGTAGCGCACCGCAAGCCCCCAGCACGGGTCCTCGGCCGGGCGGCGCTGCAGTAGCACCTCGTACATGAGGCGGTACAGCTGCTCCTCGAACTTCAGCTCCACCAGCCCCACGCGCCCCTCGCTTTCCCCGAGCACGAAGAAGAACGCCTGCCGCCGCTGGGTGTGCCCTATAAATAAGCTCAGCGGGAACTTCTCCTGCACGTAGTGCATCTGGCTTCGCACTTCGTACTCGAAGCGCTCAACCGCGTCGCCCGCCCATGGGTACCTGTCCGTTGGCATGGTGAAAACCATATGCACTGTTGTACACGAACTTTGCGGCTAGCGCGCCGCGCGCGGCCATGTGCCCAGCTGCCGCATCGCGGTGGTGTGTACGGCGCAGGCTTCCAACGCTGCCGCCACCGCCGCGTCGCTGGCGTGGCCTGCCAGGTCCACGAAGAAGTCGTAGGTGTTCGGCTCCTCGCGCGTGGGCCGCGACTCGATGCGCGTCATGTCCACCCCGCGCGCGGCGAATTCCTGCAGCACGCGCACCAGGGCGCCAGGTTCGTTCTTCGTGCGGAAGACAATCGCGGTGCGGTCGTTGCCGGTGGGCTCCGGCAGGGCGGGTTGCTTTGCGACGAGCACGAACCTGGTCCGCGCCGTCTCCGCGTCAGCGACGCCGCGGGCGTGCACTTCCAGCCCGTGCAGCGCCGCCGCACGCTCCGGGGCGACGGCCACGTCGGCGTCGCCGTCGGCCACCATCTTCGCTGCCGCGGCGTTAGAGGGGGCGGGGATGAACTGCGCTTTCGGTGCGTGTTTTGCCACCCAGCGCTTGACTTGTTGGTGGGCGACGGGGTGGGTGGCGAGCCGGAGGGCGTCGCTAAGCGTGTGCCCCTGCCTGGTCATCACTGCGAACGCGATGGCAAGCTCGGTCTCCCCCACGATGCGCGCGTTTTCAGCGGCGGCGAGCGCGTCCATGGTGGTGGTCACCGCGCCGTCGATGGAGTTCTCGATGGCGCACACCGCGTACTCCGCCTCGCCCGCGTCTAAGGCGGCGAGCGCCGCGGCGGGCGACTCCACGGGCACGTACTGCGCGCCCTCAATGCCGAAGCGCAGCGCAGCTTCCTCCGTGAACGTGCCGGCAGGGCCCAAGTAGGCAACTCGGGTCATGGCTGCCTTTGCAGCAGCGGGTGGGTGTCGTTGGCCACGTCTCTCCAGTTCTCCGCGGTGGTGCGGATGCGCTCGGCCCAATCGTCCCACGACGCGCCGCTGGTGAATTCACCGGTGAGCTTGTTAATGGTGATCTGCACCTGCGCGTGGTGGAACGGCTTTCCGTCCGCTAGCGCGTCGACGTAGGCGGTGGCGAAGGGGTCGAGCGCGGTGCGGGAGAACACGCCGTAGATGTAGGAGAGGTTCTCCATGTAGAAAATCGCGTCCACCTGCTCGAGCTGCGTGCCTTCCGGGCCGGAAGTCATCGCGAAGAAAACGTTCAGCGCTGCCCAATCCGCGCCGAAGTACTGCGCCTGCTGGTGGACCTCCTGGCCGAGTCTGGTAAACAGCTCCTCGGTTAGGTGGGCGCCAGAGGGACGAAACGCAGGCTTCATTGCCGAGCGGTGGTAGAGGTGCGCGTCCACCATCGCGGCCGCACGCGCCCCTTGAAGTCGCTGCGCGAAGCGCTGCAGCGCCGCCACATCTGGCATGCCCTCGGCTGGGTCGTACGGGTGGCTGCCGTGGTAGACAAACGAGTTGGACTTGGGCGCGAAGCTAGCCGCGTACAGCTGGGTGGGTCCGCCCTGGCCGGTCTGGGCAACCTCGTGCCAGAACACCTCGTAGAAAAGCGTGCGGTGCTCGTCCTCTAAGTCGATCTTCGCGGACTGCGGCGGCTCGCCTTCCAGCTGCACCATCGCGGTGACGAAGGTTTTGCCCTCGTGCGCGATCACCACGGAGTAGAACGCCTCCACCGGGAGGTGGTTGGAAATCTGCGCGACGATGGTGCGCACTAACTGTTGATACGGCTCTCTCGGGCTGCCCGCCCCGGGGTTCTCACCAGCTGCCATAGGCACGTTTGTACACGAATGTCAGCTTGCTGGCTCGTCCTCCGCCGCGTCCTCGGCGAGCAGCGCGTAGGTGATGAGCCAGTGCGTAGCCATGAAGTTGTCGCCGGTCAGGTGGGGCGCGGCTGCGTCGATAAGCATCTGTGTTCCTTCCGGCCTACCAATTTCGCGCAGCAACCAGGCGCGGGTGAGCATGAGCCCGATGAGGTGGGCCTGCTGGCCGTCCTCCGGGTCCGCGACCTGGATCGGCGCGGTGTAGAACTCGAACGCCGCGGGTGCGAGGAAGCCGCCCAGCCAGGCGGCGTACTCCTCGGCTGGCAGCACGCGGCGCATCAGCGCGGCCTCGGCCAGGCCGTTGGAAACGAAATCGTGGCCCGAAACCTCCCACGCGTGCGGGTAGGCGCGGTCGTCGCCGAACCAGGCTTCGGCGGTGCGTTCCACCTGCTCGCGCAGCGCAGGCGCGGCATCGTGGATGAGCAGCAGCGCCAGCGCCGAGTTCGAGTGCACCCCGTGGCGTACCGGCCACTGCTGCGTGCGCAGCCACGCGGCGATGTTGCGCTCTAGCTGGGCCTCAAGCGGCGCGAGCGCGCCCTCCCACCGGGTGCCGCGGCACACCTTGACCAGCTGCATCGCCCACGCCCAGCCGTACGGGCGCTCGTAGAGCGGGTGGGTGCGCAGGTACTCGGCCTCGGCGGCGACGTTGTCTTCGGTCAGGCGCTCATCGAGGAGGTCGGCGAGCCTGTGGTCGTCGATACGCAAATGCACCTTCACCGCGGTGCAGAGCATGTGCACGCACGAGTGCCAGTCGTACGTGCCCCAAAACGCCGGGTGCAGCGTCCGCGGGTCGGGATGGCCGGGGCCTGCCTGTTCATGGTGCATGGCGGCGGGGTACTCCTGGCCGACAACCTGCTCGATAGTGCGCGCCCACGAATCCTGCATGGCGTTAAAGTTAGCGCATGACTCGGCGCCTGAAGCTCGAAATCGTGCTCGTCCTCGCGGTCACCTTCGGCACCGCGGGGCTGCGTGCGGCGCTTCGGCTTGTGGACTCGCTGCTGAAAGCCCCGCTGAACCAGCAGAGCACCACCATCCACGACGCAGCCTCGTCGATTCCCTGGCTGGACCTGGCGCTGCAGGCGACCTCCGCGCTGACGCTTCTCGCGTGGGGCGGGCTGGCGTGGTTCCTGCTTGACGAGCAATGGCGCTGGCCCCGTTGGTCCGACGCCGCGCGCGGGGCGGGGTTTGCGGCGCTGATCGGGCTGCCCGGGTTGGCGTTCTACGTCGCCGCGGTGCACCTGGGCCTGTCCAAGGTGGTGGTGCCGACCACCGCCGCGGTGCAGATTCCCACCTCACTGTTGTGGTCGTTCGCCAATGGCTTCGGCGAGGAGATCGTGGTGGTGATGTACCTGGTCACCCGTCTGAAACAGCTGGGGTGGAAACCCTGGCAGTTCATCGCGGCCTCGGCGGTGCTGCGCGGTTCCTACCACCTGTACCAGGGGGTCTCCGCGGGTGTCGGCAACATTGTCATGGGCGTAATCTTTGCCTGGTACTTCCACAAAACTTCCCGGGTGTGGCCGCTGATCCTGGCGCACTTTTTCATCGATGCCGTGGCGTTTATCGCCTACCCGCTGTTGGATCTGTCGTGGCTCGGAATCTAAGCACTTCCGTCACACTGGTTACACTAAGCGCATGTCTACTA harbors:
- a CDS encoding GntR family transcriptional regulator yields the protein MTLPITDGPVPKHEQLRSLLESRIAEEFSPGDPLPGERALEEEYGVSRITVRRAIGDLVAAGRLRRVRGKGTFVAPAPLVSRLHLASFSDEMRAQRVEASSRILLSERTAPPEEVAQFFGTAATDTHIRLRRLRLGDGEPYAVDDAWYNATLVPDLLENDVYHSVYTLLDKHYGLGVTEAEQTVTAVTAGPDNAPLLDVEPDAALLHIVRFARSGGHNVEFCSSVYRTDRYRLTTRVAREVE
- a CDS encoding septum formation family protein: MASKQSALRSFIIAALAGAVGAGTYTLAAGTSETEPGTQASSTTASSTVSPDQATTFTTADAGACLTWQVAEDGTITGFEQADCEGEHRFEVSLRQNLATYPTSEFGPEAPMPNPTRQAQLREELCGAGTFRYLGGKYDPNGRYSIAPILPPADAWARGDRTMLCGLQETNRAGEPILTSGRVEDQDQARVFEAGQCVAIDASNTLTAVKCADPHQLEITSQVSLEQVFPDHTPAVKEQDKHLQDVCTEAAQDYMGSEENLYQIALRPFWTTQTPAAWEGGSRSVNCALMFSRPEGGFANLTGSATQGREQLLIDDAPPPKRPQRRPLREEQAPPAPAPDAGAQDPAVAQDPAAGAAQAPAQAPVQ
- a CDS encoding metallopeptidase family protein, yielding MLPVSDEAFEEMINDALDTIPDDFAQHMTNMVILARDYNPDNPTLLGLFEGVPLTEQHSNHSGFLPDAVFVYKNALEAICVDEEQLRHEVKVTVLHEVGHYFGLEEHELHALGWG
- the pheA gene encoding prephenate dehydratase, which codes for MTRVAYLGPAGTFTEEAALRFGIEGAQYVPVESPAAALAALDAGEAEYAVCAIENSIDGAVTTTMDALAAAENARIVGETELAIAFAVMTRQGHTLSDALRLATHPVAHQQVKRWVAKHAPKAQFIPAPSNAAAAKMVADGDADVAVAPERAAALHGLEVHARGVADAETARTRFVLVAKQPALPEPTGNDRTAIVFRTKNEPGALVRVLQEFAARGVDMTRIESRPTREEPNTYDFFVDLAGHASDAAVAAALEACAVHTTAMRQLGTWPRAAR
- a CDS encoding DUF2891 family protein codes for the protein MQDSWARTIEQVVGQEYPAAMHHEQAGPGHPDPRTLHPAFWGTYDWHSCVHMLCTAVKVHLRIDDHRLADLLDERLTEDNVAAEAEYLRTHPLYERPYGWAWAMQLVKVCRGTRWEGALAPLEAQLERNIAAWLRTQQWPVRHGVHSNSALALLLIHDAAPALREQVERTAEAWFGDDRAYPHAWEVSGHDFVSNGLAEAALMRRVLPAEEYAAWLGGFLAPAAFEFYTAPIQVADPEDGQQAHLIGLMLTRAWLLREIGRPEGTQMLIDAAAPHLTGDNFMATHWLITYALLAEDAAEDEPAS
- a CDS encoding CPBP family intramembrane glutamic endopeptidase, with protein sequence MTRRLKLEIVLVLAVTFGTAGLRAALRLVDSLLKAPLNQQSTTIHDAASSIPWLDLALQATSALTLLAWGGLAWFLLDEQWRWPRWSDAARGAGFAALIGLPGLAFYVAAVHLGLSKVVVPTTAAVQIPTSLLWSFANGFGEEIVVVMYLVTRLKQLGWKPWQFIAASAVLRGSYHLYQGVSAGVGNIVMGVIFAWYFHKTSRVWPLILAHFFIDAVAFIAYPLLDLSWLGI